The following nucleotide sequence is from Cellvibrio sp. PSBB006.
TCCATTCCACTCGCCTGGCGTTCGCTTTCGGGAATCAGGCTCAGCAGTTGATTCAGACGTTCGAGGTGTTCGAGATCGCCTTCCATCGCATCAATGAACGCGCTGTTAAACAAATGGCCAACAATTTGGGCCATCGATGGTGAGTGCCGCACTGGCTTGCGCTTACCCCAATGCACCGATTTACGGTTACCGCTCACCCCGATAACAAACAAGGATTCAGCTCCGAGATGCAGTGCGGGGCTGATCGGAGCCAGTTGACGCAAGGCGCCGTCTCCAAAGTATTCGCGATTGATGCGCACGGCAGGAAAGATTGTTGGAATAGCCGATGACGCCAGCAAATGTTCCAGACGCAAACGGGTGGGGACACCGGCGCGGCGGTAGCGGTTCCAGCCAACCAGATCAGGATGGCCCTGAAAAAAGCTGACAGTCTGCCCGGAGGAATATCCCATGGCTGAAATACTGACAGCCAATAACTTACCTTTCTCGATCTCGTGATCAATATTTTCCAGGCGAATCTTGCTGCCAAGCAAATGCCAGAGCGGTGAGTTATCCAGCAACGATAGAGGACGTTGGCGACCGACACCTTCGTTAAACAGTGACAGTGCGATCAACCCGATACCTTTAAATATATCGCTCCAACCGTGCAAATAAATCTGATCCAGGCTGAGATCGCGCCACATGCCCGCCAAACCAGCGACGGACTCTTTGAAAGTACCCGGATGGCTTGCCAGCGCTACCGCATTGATAGCACCGGCAGAGGTTCCGCAAATAATCGGGAAGGGATATGGCGCGTCGTCAGGAAGAATATCTGCCAAAGCCTGTAATACACCCACTTGATAAGCAGCGCGGGCGCCACCACCGGAAAGAATCAATGCTCGTTTCATCACCGCAACCAATCACGCATCCGGATTTATTCCGGCTTAACTACAAGAGATTTGTCATGCAGTTTGACGAGGAGCGTCATTCCATCTGCGCCAACAATATCGACGATGGTACCTTGTGGCAGGTCATCCGTACAGGCAACCGTCCAGAGGGCATCCTCGATCTGCACCTTACCCGTACCATTTTGGATCGGCGTAAGCAACGAAACACTGCGGCCGACCAAACGAGCCGCACGCGAGTTTAACAATGGCTGATCCGTCTTATTGTTGAACTTGCGAAATTTTTTCCAGTACACCAGCGTGATAACAATAGAAAGTGTCGCGAACAAAATAAATTGCCAAAACCAGGCGAGCCCGGGAAATATTGCCAACACAACAGCAATAATTAATGCGGACACACCGATTCCCAACAAAAAACCACCCGCGCCGAGGATCTCAAGAATTAAAATCAGCATGCCCAGGGAGAGCCAATGCCAGGGTTCAAGTGATGCGAGAAATTCCATAACCGTGCCTGTCGATATTATTGTTGTTTGGCCGAGTTGATTAACTCACTGATTCCACCAATGGAACCGATAATACTTGAAGCTTCCAACGGCATCAGGATGACCTTACCGTTTTGTGACGAGGCCAATTGGCCCAGCGCATCCACATATTTCTGCGCGACAAAATAATTAATTGCCTGTGAGTTGCCTTTGGCAATCGCCTCGCTCACCATCTCGGTTGCTTTGGCTTCTGCTTCCGCCTCCCGTTCGCGCGCTTCAGCTTCCAGGAATGCAGATTCACGCAAGCCTTCCGCTTTAAGAATCTGGGCACGCTTCTCACCCTCAGCGACTTTAATGGCAGCCTCCCGCTCACCTTCGGCACGCAAAATCTGCGCACGTTTTTCCCGTTCGGCTTTCATCTGGTTCGCCATGGCATCTACCAAATCGCGCGGTGGTGTGATGTCCTTGATTTCAATGCGCGTCACTTTAATACCCCAGGGGCTGGTCGCTTCATCAACCTTCATCAATAAACTGGTGTTGATGGTATCGCGATTGGAAAGCATCGCATCCAGCTCCATGGAGCCGAGCACTGCGCGGATATTGGTCATCACCAGATTTTGCATCGCATGACCCAGGTTATTAACTTCGTAGGACGCTTTGGCAGCATCCAATATCTGATAAAAACAAACGGCATCGGTAGTGACCATAGCGTTGTCAGCACTGATCACTTCCTGAGGTTCTATATCGAGCACCTGCTCCATCACAGTTACCTTGCGTCCAACAGCATCGACAAACGGCACGATGATATGTAAACCCGGATCAAGCAAGCGTGTGAATTTTCCAAAACGTTCGACGGTCCAGTTTTGCCCCTGGGGTACACTTTTTACGCCTTTGACGACGATGACAATGGCAAGCGCCACCAGAATCAAAATGGTTTCGTTAAATATGCCGAACATAGCGGTTTACCTTTGTAAAAGAAGATCGTTGTTATTGTTTTTCCGCATTGGGTTCCTGGTCTTTCAACTCTCGACGCAAAACTTTACCAACATTGGTTTTCGGTAACTCGCTGCGGAACTCAACCAGATGTGGCACTTTGTATGGTGTTAATTTAGTCTTGGCATAATCACGTACATCAGCAATCGTTAACGATGAATTATGGGTGACTACAAACGCTTTAACCGTTTCGCTGCCATCGTTATCCGGCACACCGATAACCGCTGCTTCAACAATATCCGGGTGACCAGCCAACACATCTTCCACTTCATTGGGGAAAACCTTGAAGCCCGATACGTTGATCATATCTTTCTTACGATCAACAATCTTGATATAGCCATCGTTCTGAATAATGGCGATATCACCGCTCTTGAACCAACCGTCTGCATCCAACACCTCTGCGGTAGCTTCAGGCCGCTGCCAGTAACCTTTCATGACCTGCGGACCGCGAATACATAATTCGCCTGGCTCACCGGTAGGCAAGGTATTACCGTCTTCATCAATCACTTTGCAATCAGTATCCGGCATCGGTAAACCGACGGTGCCCTGCTGAATACCACCAGGTGGATTGATAGCAACAACCGGTGATGTTTCTGTCAGGCCATAGCCCTCACTGATCGTACTGCCCGTCACTTCGGTCCAGTGTTTGGATGTTTCGGCGGTCAACGCCATACCACCGGATGAGGTCAAACGCAAATGACTAAAATCCAGTTTCACAAAATCCGGAGTACGCATCAAGGCATTAAAGAGCGTGTTCAAACCAACGAAACAGGTGAAGGGCAAACCTTGTAAAGTCTTGACAAATGCTTTGATATCGCGCGGATTGGGGATCAATAAATTGTGATTGCCCAAGGACAATGCCGACATGCAATGAATCGTAAACGCGTAAATGTGGTAAAGCGGCAGCGGCGTAATATAGAGTTCCTGATTCTTACGAAACACTTTATGCATGTGCTCGTTAACCTGCACCATATTCGCCACCAGATTGCGGTGGGTTAACATCGCGCCCTTGGCAACACCCGTGGTACCACCGGTGTATTGCAAAACAGCAACATCTTCCGGATCGCGCTTGACCGATTGAAACGGTTTTTGTGCTTTGTTTAATGCATCCCGAAAACCCACTTGCAAAGGAAATGAAAATGGCGGAATCATTTTCTTGATGTGCTTGACCACGAAATTCAGCAGTATCCGTTTGACCGGCGGATGCATATCGGCAAGCTCTGTCACAATCACTTGCTCAACTTTCGTTTCCGGCACAATCGCGGCCGCATTTTTTGCAATATTGGCGAGTACCACCAGTGCTTTTGCACCCGAGTCATTCAGTTGATGCTTCAATTCGTGGGCGGTGTAAAGCGGGTTGGTGTTCACGACAATCAAACCGGCGCGAATCGCACCGAACACTGCCACCGGGTATTGCAAAATATTGGGTAGTTGAATGGCGATACGGTCGCCGGGCTGCAAAGAGGTAAATTGTTGCAGATAGGCAGCAAAGCGCGCTGAATAACGATCAAGCTCGCGGTAAGTCAGTGTGTGCTTCATGCAGGTAAAAGCCGGGCTATCGGCATACTCTCGACAGGATGACTCAAAAATATCGGTGATGATCTGGTTATAGTTTAACGACATGCTTCACTGACTCCTGTGATAATCCTTGAATTGAAAAATGTGAAAAACAAACTGTTAAAAAATGAAATCACTTTCCGGCAGCCCCATCAGGTTATCTGCTCCGGATTTTATGGATTGCACCAAAGTGCGAGTGCGCGGCAATATCCGTTCATAATAAAAACGCGCCGTGTGCAATTTGGCTTGGTAAAAGGCATGCTCATCGGGGTTTTCTACCAATGCCTGCTGTGCACAGGCCGCCGCCCGAGCCCAGAGATAAGCGAGTGTTAAATAGCCTGAATACATTATGTAATCCACCGACGCTGCGCCAACCTCGTCGGGGTTTTGCATCGCGCGCGCGCCAATGTTCTGAGTCAGCTCCAGCCATTCATTCCTGAGCTCAGCCAAAGGTTTGACTAAATGTGCCAGTTCCCGGTTATCGGCATGTGACAGACACACATCATCAATCATGCTGATAAAGCCTTGCAACGCCTGACCCTGGGTCATCAACACCTTCCGCCCCAGAAGATCCAACGCCTGAATACCCGTGGTACCTTCGTATAAGCTGGCAATTCGCGCATCCCGCACGATCTGCTCCAGGCCCCACTCGCGAATATAACCGTGGCCGCCAAAACATTGCAGTGCATGGTTGGTCGATTCAAAACCGGTCTCTGTCATAAATGCCTTGGCAATCGGCGTCAGGATGCTGAGCATTTCCTCGGCATCTTCCCGCGCAGAAGACTCTACCCCGTGTTGGCTGATATCGATTTGCATTGCCGCAAAGTATGCCAGCATCCGCGCCCCTTCAATCAGGGCTTTCTGGGTGAGCAGCATCCGGCGCACATCCGGGTGAACAATAATGGGGTCTGCAATACCCTGCGGATTTTTCGGGCCGGTCAGTGAGCGCATCTGCAAACGTTCACGCGCATAGGCCAGGGATTTTTGCCAGGCGGCCTCGGCCAGCGCCAAGCCCTGCGAGCCGGTGCCGAGCCGCGCGAGATTCATAAAGGTGAACATGCCATTCAAACCCTTGTTGGGTTCCCCCAACAAGGTAGCCGTCGCACCGTCAAAATTCAGCACACAGGTGGCATTACCATGAATACCCATCTTGTGTTCAATAGAGCCACAATGCACATTGTTGTGCTGGCCTAATGTGCCATCGGTATTCACTTGAAACTTGGGCACGATGAACAGCGAAATGCCCTTGGTACCAGCAGGTGCATCGGGCAATCGAGCCAGCACGATATGAATGATATTGTCCGCCATGTCGTGATCGCCGGCGGAAATAAAAATCTTGGTTCCGGTAATGCGATAACTGCCATCGGCCTGGGGTTCCGCACGAGTACGTAATAACCCCAGATCGCTGCCACAATGGGCCTCGGTGAGACACA
It contains:
- a CDS encoding SPFH domain-containing protein, whose protein sequence is MFGIFNETILILVALAIVIVVKGVKSVPQGQNWTVERFGKFTRLLDPGLHIIVPFVDAVGRKVTVMEQVLDIEPQEVISADNAMVTTDAVCFYQILDAAKASYEVNNLGHAMQNLVMTNIRAVLGSMELDAMLSNRDTINTSLLMKVDEATSPWGIKVTRIEIKDITPPRDLVDAMANQMKAEREKRAQILRAEGEREAAIKVAEGEKRAQILKAEGLRESAFLEAEAREREAEAEAKATEMVSEAIAKGNSQAINYFVAQKYVDALGQLASSQNGKVILMPLEASSIIGSIGGISELINSAKQQ
- a CDS encoding acyl-CoA dehydrogenase C-terminal domain-containing protein, with translation MSNFQAPLRDIDFVLFELFNYESHCQQLPGGADLNRELATAIFNENARFCQEVLAPLNAIGDSQGCLWSKGQVQTPDGFREAYQQYCQAGWPSMTRNTEYGGQGLPLSLGVVLNEMVASANAAWAMYPGLSQGAMHTIEVHGTDYQRQTFLPRLISGDWTGTMCLTEAHCGSDLGLLRTRAEPQADGSYRITGTKIFISAGDHDMADNIIHIVLARLPDAPAGTKGISLFIVPKFQVNTDGTLGQHNNVHCGSIEHKMGIHGNATCVLNFDGATATLLGEPNKGLNGMFTFMNLARLGTGSQGLALAEAAWQKSLAYARERLQMRSLTGPKNPQGIADPIIVHPDVRRMLLTQKALIEGARMLAYFAAMQIDISQHGVESSAREDAEEMLSILTPIAKAFMTETGFESTNHALQCFGGHGYIREWGLEQIVRDARIASLYEGTTGIQALDLLGRKVLMTQGQALQGFISMIDDVCLSHADNRELAHLVKPLAELRNEWLELTQNIGARAMQNPDEVGAASVDYIMYSGYLTLAYLWARAAACAQQALVENPDEHAFYQAKLHTARFYYERILPRTRTLVQSIKSGADNLMGLPESDFIF
- a CDS encoding NfeD family protein, with the translated sequence MEFLASLEPWHWLSLGMLILILEILGAGGFLLGIGVSALIIAVVLAIFPGLAWFWQFILFATLSIVITLVYWKKFRKFNNKTDQPLLNSRAARLVGRSVSLLTPIQNGTGKVQIEDALWTVACTDDLPQGTIVDIVGADGMTLLVKLHDKSLVVKPE
- a CDS encoding AMP-binding protein; this translates as MSLNYNQIITDIFESSCREYADSPAFTCMKHTLTYRELDRYSARFAAYLQQFTSLQPGDRIAIQLPNILQYPVAVFGAIRAGLIVVNTNPLYTAHELKHQLNDSGAKALVVLANIAKNAAAIVPETKVEQVIVTELADMHPPVKRILLNFVVKHIKKMIPPFSFPLQVGFRDALNKAQKPFQSVKRDPEDVAVLQYTGGTTGVAKGAMLTHRNLVANMVQVNEHMHKVFRKNQELYITPLPLYHIYAFTIHCMSALSLGNHNLLIPNPRDIKAFVKTLQGLPFTCFVGLNTLFNALMRTPDFVKLDFSHLRLTSSGGMALTAETSKHWTEVTGSTISEGYGLTETSPVVAINPPGGIQQGTVGLPMPDTDCKVIDEDGNTLPTGEPGELCIRGPQVMKGYWQRPEATAEVLDADGWFKSGDIAIIQNDGYIKIVDRKKDMINVSGFKVFPNEVEDVLAGHPDIVEAAVIGVPDNDGSETVKAFVVTHNSSLTIADVRDYAKTKLTPYKVPHLVEFRSELPKTNVGKVLRRELKDQEPNAEKQ
- a CDS encoding patatin-like phospholipase family protein, whose product is MKRALILSGGGARAAYQVGVLQALADILPDDAPYPFPIICGTSAGAINAVALASHPGTFKESVAGLAGMWRDLSLDQIYLHGWSDIFKGIGLIALSLFNEGVGRQRPLSLLDNSPLWHLLGSKIRLENIDHEIEKGKLLAVSISAMGYSSGQTVSFFQGHPDLVGWNRYRRAGVPTRLRLEHLLASSAIPTIFPAVRINREYFGDGALRQLAPISPALHLGAESLFVIGVSGNRKSVHWGKRKPVRHSPSMAQIVGHLFNSAFIDAMEGDLEHLERLNQLLSLIPESERQASGMELRIVKNKVISPSRPVDAIAGRSVRYLPNSLRFFLRTIGATAKGGGATAASYLLFVKEFITELMELGYQDTMWEAESIKTFFDVDK